One Desulfovibrio inopinatus DSM 10711 genomic window, GAGTACGATACGAATTTCGTCGCCAATGCACCGGAGCTCTACAACTACCTCGATGACGAGCCCGAAGCTCTTCGTCTTACTCGACTTGTCTGCGAGATTGCGGCCAAAGGCTTCAATGACTATGTCCAACTCGGTGAATATCGCGGACGCCAAGACAAACGTGTTGGCCGGTTCCATCCGGTTATGCCAGCTGTTGATTTCAATTGCTGCAAACCGTTCTATCCTCGCGGTGATGGACAGGCCGTTCTCGATTTCATTCGTGACTCCGGCTACGTCCACTTCGTTGATACGACGACGCGTGATATTACCCAGTCCAATAGCGGCAACCGCTTTCGTCTCGCCGAAGATGAATTGATCGGACCCTACCTCGACAACTGCGGTTTCCTTTCGCTGGAGAACGGCGGCGGCGCACACTTTCACGTCGCCATGATGGCCAACATGACGTACCCATTCGCCGAAGCACGGAAGTGGAATCATTTTGCGCCGAATACGCTGAAACAAATTCTCATCCGCTCAACCAACATTCTTGGCTACAAACCACAGCCGCGTAATGTTATGCAGCGCACAGGTGAGATGATTTGTGAGCATTACGATATCATCCGTTGTTTCGATTTCCTCAATCACATTGAGAACATGGAACCCTTTGCCGAGGTCGCACTCAACTCGAAGCAAAACATCTTCGAGCCGTCGATTTCTCTCTCGTATGCCAAGGGCTTCAGTGTTGATCGCTATATGTCGGTTCTTGAGGAAATCTTGGAAATGACGGCAAGAGTTGGCGGCACGTCGAAAGAAAAAGCCAGCCGACGCATCATTTTAGCTCTGAAAGATATGGCTGGAGTTTGTCCGCCGATCTTTATCAGCGAACTCGTCACAGCCATTCGTAAAGCGTATCCCGATCTCGTTGTGGATTATCACCGCCATTACACCGACGGCCTGTTTGTTCCGGCCGTGGCGGCGGCTGCCAAAGCCGGGGCGCATATCGTGGATACAGCCATTGGGGCTTCTGTCCGGTGGTATGGTCAGGGTGAAGTCTTGTCCACGGCTGCCTATCTTGAAGAGCTTGGCATGAAGACCAATCTCGACAAGGAAAAGATCCGGCAGTGTGGCTTTGTTCTCAAACAGATTATGCCTTATTATGATCGATATACGGCACCGTATTTTCAGGGTATTGATTATGATGTCGTCGAGCATGGTATGCCTGGCGGAGCGACCTCGTCTTCTCAGGAAGGCGCGTTGAAACAGGGCTACATTCACCTGTTGCCCTACATGCTCAAATTCCTCGCTGGTACACGGAAAATCGTTCGGTATCACGATGTGACCCCTGGGTCTCAAATTACCTGGAATACGGCGTTTCTGGCTGTCACGAGCACGTTTAAACGCGGTGGTGAGCGCGCCGTCCTTGACTTGCTTGAAATTCTCGAAACGGTTTCTGTGAAGCCGGAGGAAGAACTCACACCGGCGGAAAAAGAAGATCGGCTTTCCATTTATGCTGATTCCAACGACGCATTCCGGAACTTGCTGCTTGGCAAGTACGGAAAGCTCCCCCTGGGATTTCCGCCTGACTGGGTTTACCAAAGTGCTTTTGGTCCCGATTACAAAGCGGCTTTGGCCCAACGCACGACGAAGTCTCCCCTTGGTGCGCTTGGCGAAGTCGACCTCAATGCTGAGTACAAAGCGTTGCACCTGGCATTGAACCGCACGCCCAGCGAGGAAGAGTTTATTATGTACCTCAACCATCCGGGCGATGCACTGAAGACCATTGAGTTCAAGACGACCTATGGCGATCCCAACCGGTTGCCTCTCGATGTCTGGTTTGAAGGATTGGAGCCTGGACAGGACATGCAATTTGAGGATTCTCAAGGGAAGCCTCACCAGATGACTTTGCTCGATATTTCACGCAAAGATCCCCAAGGTCGAGCAATTGTGCGATACGTACTTGACTCGGAAAGCTTGAGTCATCAAGTGCAAGTAACCGAGCCGCTGACCGAAAGCTCAGTTGGCGTGGAAATGGCAGATCCGAAGAATCAGTACCATGTGGCTTCACCCTGCAAAGGCGATCTGTGGGTGATGCATGTCCGACCCAATGATTTCGTGAAGGCCGGGGAAGAACTCTTCAATATCTCGGTCATGAAGCAGGAAAAAGCTGTGCGTGCCCCCGTGGACGGGGTGATCAAGCGTGTTCTGAAAAGCGCTGATTATCGCGATGATAAACGCATGATTCCTGTGCTTGAAGGTGAGCTGTTGGTCGAGTTGGCCAAAGCGGGTAAGTATTGTCCGACCTGCAAGGAACCCGTATCTGACGAGGATTACCAGTTTTGTCCCCATTGCGGGCAAAAAGTATAGCCCGGCCTATTGTGAGATTGGGAGACAGGACCTTCGTTTTCCATGCAGATATTGAAAACAACATCATGGATGAAACGATTCGAGGTGTTTGCCTGCCAAGGTAAATGCCGGGGAGGCTTCACGAACGACGTGAAGCCTCTCAGCACATCGTAAGGAGGAAGAGCATGGCAGACGCTTCGAACCAAGAAGCAGGCAAGGCCGAAAACCAAGAAAACGCAAAGCAGAAGGGTAATCTTGACGAATTGAATGAAAAGCTCATTCTGACGGGAGCTGATATCACCGCCATTGGCGAAGAGGCCGAAATCCTGGTTGGTGGGAAGAACTATAATACTGCCATTATCAGCCAGGTTGAGAATATCAGGGCTCCTCAGTTTCGAGCCATTTCTTCCGTTGCCTTTCATAAGCTCCTCGACGAGACAAAGGTCAACGCCGCTCTGGTACGTTCAGCGGTTGACCGTGAATATACGCGCATTGATTGGAACGATGAGGAGATCAACAAAGACTCCGAGTATCTCAAGAAGTTTGTGCGTAACCTG contains:
- a CDS encoding pyruvate carboxylase; amino-acid sequence: MAEKTFEDVLTELEGKSVLVANRSISARRILRSVRERFRANPVLTVTDVDMTSPAVNGANEIIRLGPNPRAYLDLDKIIFEAKNKNIIGIHPGWGFASEDDRFPQKCAEAGIVFIGPTAEAMRLLGNKVQVRKLARRLGIPVVPGSDGAVTVPEAREVAKDLDYPIMLKAEGGGGGRGIYIVRDPSQLEDAFSKASALAQASFGNPRLYVEKLLTSIRHLEIQIVADKYGNVVALDERDCTVQRNHQKLVELTPSPWPGMTPELRAQLKDYAVRLVKETGYHSLCTVEFLVESDGTPYLIEVNTRLQVEHGITECRYGIDLVEEQIAIAFGAKLRFTEENMQPLHWAMQVRINCENPRDDFSPNAGPIARYISPGGQGVRLDSCLSNGYDFPSQYDSAGALLIAYAKDWEKVLGTMDRALREYTIGGLRTTIPFHRQIVRHPKFRASEYDTNFVANAPELYNYLDDEPEALRLTRLVCEIAAKGFNDYVQLGEYRGRQDKRVGRFHPVMPAVDFNCCKPFYPRGDGQAVLDFIRDSGYVHFVDTTTRDITQSNSGNRFRLAEDELIGPYLDNCGFLSLENGGGAHFHVAMMANMTYPFAEARKWNHFAPNTLKQILIRSTNILGYKPQPRNVMQRTGEMICEHYDIIRCFDFLNHIENMEPFAEVALNSKQNIFEPSISLSYAKGFSVDRYMSVLEEILEMTARVGGTSKEKASRRIILALKDMAGVCPPIFISELVTAIRKAYPDLVVDYHRHYTDGLFVPAVAAAAKAGAHIVDTAIGASVRWYGQGEVLSTAAYLEELGMKTNLDKEKIRQCGFVLKQIMPYYDRYTAPYFQGIDYDVVEHGMPGGATSSSQEGALKQGYIHLLPYMLKFLAGTRKIVRYHDVTPGSQITWNTAFLAVTSTFKRGGERAVLDLLEILETVSVKPEEELTPAEKEDRLSIYADSNDAFRNLLLGKYGKLPLGFPPDWVYQSAFGPDYKAALAQRTTKSPLGALGEVDLNAEYKALHLALNRTPSEEEFIMYLNHPGDALKTIEFKTTYGDPNRLPLDVWFEGLEPGQDMQFEDSQGKPHQMTLLDISRKDPQGRAIVRYVLDSESLSHQVQVTEPLTESSVGVEMADPKNQYHVASPCKGDLWVMHVRPNDFVKAGEELFNISVMKQEKAVRAPVDGVIKRVLKSADYRDDKRMIPVLEGELLVELAKAGKYCPTCKEPVSDEDYQFCPHCGQKV